Part of the bacterium HR11 genome, ATCAATCCCAGCCTCCTGCCCGCGGAGGTCCTGTGAAGCGGTTGTACACGTGGCTGGCCATCCTGCAGTTTGCCTGGATGAACCTGAAGCGGAACCGGATGACGACGGGCGTCTCGTCGTCCATCATCATGGTCGTCCTGTGGCTGTTCGGATGCTGGCTCCAGGCGGGTCACTGGCTGGAGGCCTGGCTTCGGCCGTACCGGGAGAGTTTCATCCTGTACGTCTATCTGATGGATGAGGCCGACGACGGCCAGCGGGTCGCCGTCGAGCGATGGCTCCACGAGAGCCCTCTCGTCCGGACCTGGCAATTCATCTCCCCGGCCGAGGCCCGTCGGCGGTTCGTCGAGATGTTTCCCGAGTTCCGGGGCCTCATGGACAGCCTCCAGACGAATCCCCTGCCGGCGCACTATGAGGTCCGGTTGGCGCCCGAGCGGGTCGAGACCCGAAGCCTCCAGCGTCTGGTCGCCGACCTTCAGCGCTTGCCGGGGGTCGCCGGCGTCGATTACCAGCAGTGGTGGGTCGAGCGGCTGGGTACCCTGTTTCGGGTCGTCCAGTGGGGCGGCCTACTCCTCGGCGGGGTTTTAGCCGGGATGGCCCTCTTTACGGTGGCGAACGTCATCCGTCTCAGCTTCTTTGCCCGTCGGGAAGAAGTCCAGATTTTGAGCCTTCTCGGGGCCCATCCCTGGCACGTGCGGCTCCCTTTCTACATCGAGGGCGTCCTGTTGGGCCTCCTGGGGGGTCTGATGGCGACGGCCCTGTGGTTCCTCAGCCTGCAGGGGGCGAACTGGTATCTCCGGAGGCTGACGATGGCGTACTGGTCCGTCCAGCTCCAGCTCCCGGTCCTTTACTCGATCGCCCAGTGGATCGTCAGCGGGGGCCTCCTGCTGGGATTGCTGGGGGCCGTCCTGGCCCTATGGATGATGCGGGCCGAGGGGACGGCGTGACGCCTGTCGGGTCTCAGGGGCTGGCCCTGGCCTCCGGGACCTCCTACGTTTCTAACTCCCATTCCATGTCCTCTTCACCGCACATCGGGCAGGCCTCGAATTCGTCGCCCTCGTCGTAGTATTTGTAGTGACCGCAGTTGCCGCAGATGTAGTTGCCGGCCTGCTTGCATATCTCCCCGACGGTGCCCACGACGGGCTCAGCCATCGGCCTCCTCCTTATTCGGCCATTCGGGAATTCGGCAGTCCGGCAGTCGGGCGGGTCGGCCAAGCGCATGCTCGGCGCTGGACTCCTAACGCTTTACCCTTAGCAGAGCTGTTCGGTTGGGAGAAATGTGGCTCCCCTCCGGGAAAACGGTGGCCCGGCCATCTCGATGTTTCAAGCTTCCTCCGGATGACCCGGCCAGGACGGGCGGTGCATGCGGAGGACGCCCGCAGGACGGCGGGCTTTCTATGGAAGGCACCGGCATGACGGCCGGTGTTCCGGGATAGGCACCAGTCGCCCGACCGGCCCATCGGCCGACCTGCCGACGGCCCATCTGCCCATCTGCCTATCTGCCGACTGCCTGAACATCGTGCTTTCGTGGAGGTGCCCTTTCCGCTCTCCATCTCACTTCTCACCGCCCGAACCTCTCTGTTAGCTTACCTGCCTTACTGTCGGATGGCCGAACTGCCGAGTGGCCGGACTCCCGGGCTCCCGAATCATCGAGGACGATAGGCGTCGGACCCTGCTCCCGGAGCGTCTTGTAGACGTCGTGTTTCAACAGGTCGAAGGTCTCGTAGGCCTTCACCTCCGGGAGGCCGCGGTAGTGCGCGTAGCAATAATAGCAGATGACGACCCAAGGGACCCGTCGGTACAGCCAAGCGTCCAGGAGTAAGGCGCCGACCAGGCTGAGGCCCCACGTCCAGTAAGCGAGGACCGCCGCCAGGGCCACGATGGCCAAGCCCCACCGGACGTTGAAGTCCTTCTGCCGGTAGAGCTCTCCGACGCCGCACAGGATACAGCGTTCCAGGGGACGGTCTGTCAGTCCCTCCGGGGGTCCCGGGACCGGCCGACCGCACCGAGTACAGGTTACCCCTGGGATCCAGGGAGCTGTCTGGACGTGCTGGCACGCCGGACACGACCACGTAATTTCCAGTCTGTCCATGCGCCGTCCCCGGCCTTAGTTCGGCGATTCGGCAGTCCGGGAATTCGGGGACTCGGCCGTTCGGCAGACGGGCAGATGGATAGATGGATCGAGCATCCAGCCTCCGTAGGAGGCCCAACCATGCCCTTCTCCCAAGCATTTTAGATTTTGTGTATCTGGTCTGGAGCCCATCCCCGGAAGATTTCGAGACCCGGCCTCACTCCGATAAGTAAAGCCCCATCGTGGCGTTTATCGGATGAATGACTTGCATGGCCGACCTGCCCATCTGCCGAACTCCCGAATCGCCGAATTCCCGAGTTCCCGAACTGCCATCAAGGCTTCGACGGGGGCCACCAGTTCGGGTACAGGTCTTGGCCCGGGCTATCGACCAGCCGGAACGTCCGGCCCGTGGCGACCTCCAGGACCCAGACCTGCCAGTTCCCCCGTTCCTTGTCGGTCGTCGTCTGAAAGACGATCCACCGGCCGTCCGGCGACCAGCGGGGGTCATAGTCGTATGTATCAGGCCGGCCCGGCGTCAGGTTCTCGATCCGGCCTGTCGTTACGTCGACTCGGGCGACGTCGCCCTTCCCGTCGAACTTCTGCGTCGTGATGGCCAGATAACGCCCGTCCGGGGACCAATCCGGTCGGCAGGCGCCGCCGGTCACGAGGACCCGGAGGGCCCGGTCCCGCAGGTCCATCCAGGCGATACTCCATCCGACCCAGGCGCTGGACGTCAGGGCGATGCGAAGGCCGTCGGGTGCCACGGCCGGCAGGATGTTCCGCGATACGGTCCCTTCAGTCA contains:
- the ftsX gene encoding Cell division protein FtsX, whose amino-acid sequence is MKRLYTWLAILQFAWMNLKRNRMTTGVSSSIIMVVLWLFGCWLQAGHWLEAWLRPYRESFILYVYLMDEADDGQRVAVERWLHESPLVRTWQFISPAEARRRFVEMFPEFRGLMDSLQTNPLPAHYEVRLAPERVETRSLQRLVADLQRLPGVAGVDYQQWWVERLGTLFRVVQWGGLLLGGVLAGMALFTVANVIRLSFFARREEVQILSLLGAHPWHVRLPFYIEGVLLGLLGGLMATALWFLSLQGANWYLRRLTMAYWSVQLQLPVLYSIAQWIVSGGLLLGLLGAVLALWMMRAEGTA